Within the Nocardioides aurantiacus genome, the region CACCTCGGCGGCAGGCATGGACATCCTGTGCCACGCACTGGAGAGCTACACCGCCCGCGCCTACACCTCCTACGAGCGCAAGCAGCCCGACCAGCGGGTGCCCTACTGCGGGTCCAACCCGATGTCGGACCTGTGGTCGGAGAAGGCGATGTCGCTGCTGGCCACGTCGTTCCGCAGGGCGGTGCAGCACGGCGAGGACGACGCGGCCCGCCACGACATGGCACTCGCCGCGACCTTCGCCGGCATCGGGTTCGGCAACGCCGGCGTCCACATCCCGCACGCCAACGCCTACCCGATCGCGGGCCGAGTCCGGGACTTCCGCCCCGAGGGCTACCCCCAGGAGGAGGCGATGGTGCCGCACGGCATGGCCGTGTCGCTGACCGCGCCGGCTGCGTTCCGGTGGACCTTCGAGGCGTCGCCCGAGCGCCATCTCCGCGCCGCGGAGCTGCTGGCCCCGGGCCACTCCTACGACCGCGGCCCCGAGGCGCTGCCCTCGGTGCTGGCCGACCTGATGCGCGACATCACCATCCCCAACGGCCTCGCTGCGGTGGGCTACGGCGAGGGCGACGTCGACGCCCTCGTCGAGGGCACCTTGAAGCAGCAGCGGCTGCTGGCCACCTCGCCCCGCGAGGTCACCGAGGACGACGCGGCCGACATCCTGCGGGGGTCGCTCGAGAACTGGTGAGGTCGCGGCCCGAGGGGGTCCGCGTGGCGGCGGGTGCGAGAATCAGGCACGTGCCGACCAGCGACCTCCTCCTCGCCCTGCGCGCCGCCGGGGTCGCCGACGCCGACGACTCGGACCTGACCCGCAGCCTCTACGCCAGCGACGCCGGGCTCTACCGGATCCCGCCCCGGGTGGTCGTCCGGCCCCGCCACACCGACGAGGTCGTGGCGA harbors:
- a CDS encoding hydroxyacid-oxoacid transhydrogenase; the protein is MSAESIFTYGAPGLKFGEGASDEIGHDLSQYDVKRVLVITDAGVAATGHPQRVADQMAQYGIEASVFDGVHVEPTDASLELAIAHARDTGPWDAFVAVGGGSAIDTAKAVNLLTTNEGELMDYVNAPVGRARAPKHALKPLVAVPTTTGTGAESTTICVLDVLDQHVKTGISHPRLRPTLAVVDPELTRTQPAGVTSAAGMDILCHALESYTARAYTSYERKQPDQRVPYCGSNPMSDLWSEKAMSLLATSFRRAVQHGEDDAARHDMALAATFAGIGFGNAGVHIPHANAYPIAGRVRDFRPEGYPQEEAMVPHGMAVSLTAPAAFRWTFEASPERHLRAAELLAPGHSYDRGPEALPSVLADLMRDITIPNGLAAVGYGEGDVDALVEGTLKQQRLLATSPREVTEDDAADILRGSLENW